The proteins below come from a single Antricoccus suffuscus genomic window:
- a CDS encoding PEP/pyruvate-binding domain-containing protein, whose translation MSPVTDDRYVVSLARVREYDVAKVGRKAATLAELINAGFAVPEGIVLTTSAFVDCCDGGGGGRPQRHSIETDSSVAAAVATIADHFAGDTVVVRSSAIDEDLPHASYAGQYDSILDVRGGTDLCAAIEKCWASANADRARSYRSAADTSMAVLVQRQLSPDIAGVAFTANPVTGDRNEVLVSAVPGLGIGVVDGTTNPDEWVVAGTTATPVRVDNGALTAAQARSVAVLARRVEARLGCPQDIEWAMQSGLLMVLQARPITALPTAPAVELPPGPWFKETDRYAEPMTALGASIVERCIGVGLGGMFRRYGAMIDRVEVRSIGGEIYQQLLPFHGKPEDRPPPWWVLAVVARVVPSMRTRMRTAGRAADRERLNETVRSWYDVWRPDIERRVAEHRSVAIDGLSNSELAAHFDRLGAFVEETIRLHFRLMPPHIVPLYRLVALCHRLFGWDTARALDLVSGTSAVTSAPSEELHDLAAQVQESPELCAALAAGADPGSTIRAYSPSLGAAFDDWCDRYADRNISDDPGSPTLRERPVLLSRLLLDGRPDLSGQTADVRQAAIDDARRLLAGRRARDRQEFERAYNDVLASYCLREDSAFWTASMPAALVRPIALEIGRRLVAAGRLDRAEDAVQLEFDVLSRALGDDTDLHQLVIKATAERAWARQHPGPISVGPEMAPPPDIRGLPRSARELNAALLWSRFGDAEKPEEHTDALLVGTAGAPGRYTGPVRVITDVSHFDRIQQGDVLVCHTTDPAWSVLFGVASALITNVGGVLSHAAIVAREYGLPAALGTGTATAVLHDGQIVTVDGSTGTVTAG comes from the coding sequence ATGAGCCCGGTAACCGATGATCGGTACGTCGTCAGTCTCGCGCGCGTCCGCGAGTACGACGTCGCCAAGGTGGGACGCAAGGCCGCCACCTTGGCCGAGTTGATCAACGCGGGTTTCGCGGTGCCCGAGGGAATCGTCCTCACGACGAGCGCCTTTGTGGATTGCTGCGACGGCGGGGGCGGCGGCAGACCACAAAGGCACTCGATCGAGACGGATTCCTCTGTGGCCGCGGCGGTGGCGACGATCGCCGACCACTTCGCCGGCGACACGGTAGTAGTGCGATCGTCCGCCATCGACGAGGACTTGCCGCACGCGTCGTACGCCGGCCAGTACGACTCCATCCTCGACGTACGTGGTGGCACCGACCTGTGCGCCGCGATAGAGAAGTGTTGGGCGTCCGCGAATGCCGATCGAGCACGCTCGTACCGATCTGCGGCCGATACTTCGATGGCCGTGCTGGTCCAGCGGCAGCTGTCGCCAGATATCGCGGGCGTGGCGTTCACGGCCAACCCGGTCACCGGCGACCGCAACGAGGTGTTGGTCTCGGCCGTTCCCGGCCTGGGCATTGGCGTCGTCGACGGTACGACGAATCCCGACGAATGGGTCGTCGCCGGGACGACGGCGACGCCGGTGCGGGTCGATAACGGTGCGCTCACCGCCGCGCAGGCTCGCTCGGTCGCCGTACTCGCCCGTCGGGTTGAAGCGCGTCTGGGATGCCCGCAGGACATCGAGTGGGCGATGCAGTCCGGCCTCCTGATGGTGCTGCAGGCTCGCCCGATCACCGCGTTGCCGACCGCGCCGGCCGTCGAACTGCCGCCCGGGCCGTGGTTTAAGGAGACCGACCGGTACGCCGAGCCGATGACGGCGTTGGGAGCGTCGATCGTCGAGCGATGCATCGGCGTCGGCCTGGGTGGGATGTTCCGGCGTTACGGAGCGATGATCGACCGGGTCGAGGTGCGTTCGATCGGCGGCGAGATCTACCAGCAGCTGTTGCCTTTCCACGGCAAACCGGAAGATCGGCCCCCGCCGTGGTGGGTGCTCGCCGTCGTCGCCCGGGTGGTGCCTTCGATGCGGACCCGGATGCGAACCGCCGGCCGGGCCGCAGACCGTGAACGGCTCAATGAGACGGTACGTAGCTGGTACGACGTCTGGCGTCCCGATATCGAGCGTCGCGTCGCGGAGCATCGTTCCGTTGCAATCGACGGGCTCAGCAACTCCGAGCTCGCCGCGCACTTCGATCGCCTTGGCGCCTTCGTTGAGGAAACAATCCGCCTGCATTTTCGCTTGATGCCGCCGCACATCGTGCCGCTCTATCGGCTCGTTGCGTTGTGCCACAGGCTCTTCGGCTGGGACACCGCGCGTGCGCTGGACCTCGTGTCGGGGACGTCCGCGGTGACGTCCGCGCCGTCGGAGGAACTGCACGACCTCGCGGCACAGGTACAGGAGTCGCCGGAGCTGTGCGCCGCGCTGGCCGCCGGCGCCGACCCGGGCAGCACGATTCGGGCGTACTCGCCTTCTCTAGGCGCCGCTTTTGACGACTGGTGTGACCGGTACGCCGACCGAAACATCAGCGACGACCCCGGCTCGCCGACGTTGCGGGAGCGGCCGGTGCTGTTGAGCAGGCTGCTGCTCGATGGCCGCCCCGACCTTAGCGGGCAGACAGCCGACGTACGCCAAGCGGCGATCGACGACGCGCGCCGCTTGTTGGCGGGGCGTCGGGCGCGGGACCGGCAGGAATTCGAACGCGCCTACAACGACGTACTGGCCAGCTACTGCCTGCGGGAGGACTCCGCATTCTGGACCGCGTCGATGCCGGCCGCGCTTGTCCGGCCTATCGCGTTGGAGATCGGACGGCGGCTCGTCGCGGCCGGCCGGCTCGACCGGGCCGAAGACGCGGTGCAGCTCGAGTTCGACGTACTGTCGCGTGCTTTGGGCGACGACACGGACCTACATCAGTTGGTGATCAAGGCGACGGCGGAACGGGCGTGGGCCCGGCAGCACCCCGGACCTATCAGTGTCGGGCCCGAGATGGCGCCGCCGCCGGACATTCGCGGCCTTCCGCGGTCGGCGCGCGAGCTGAATGCGGCGCTCCTGTGGTCGCGCTTCGGCGATGCCGAGAAGCCCGAAGAGCACACCGATGCGCTTCTCGTCGGTACGGCGGGCGCGCCCGGCCGCTACACCGGTCCGGTCCGGGTGATCACTGACGTATCGCATTTCGACCGGATACAACAGGGTGACGTGCTGGTCTGCCACACGACAGACCCGGCGTGGTCCGTGCTGTTCGGAGTCGCATCGGCACTCATCACCAATGTCGGCGGGGTGCTGTCACACGCCGCGATCGTTGCCCGCGAATACGGATTGCCGGCGGCACTAGGCACCGGGACGGCGACCGCCGTACTGCACGACGGTCAGATCGTGACGGTCGACGGTTCTACCGGGACGGTCACCGCCGGATAG
- a CDS encoding LLM class F420-dependent oxidoreductase: MKFGVTPQTWMGRPQDEVIEVAKHADAVGYASLWLPEAAAYDVFALATYIGLQTEQIEMVLGALPVTVRDPAMIARGISSVQALTGRTVSACLGTSSNFIVETWHGRSREHSGTALGESAQALRSLLAGEKSRLNGKVLSTNGFKLRLGTPATPVTMAAFGPYALKMAAQYADRLVLNLLDADTAKSVIDQFSAYCKDAGREVPPVALWVGTAVDQDEAAFEQLRSATVGYLMAPGYSDMFAKAGYGELIDYARTRPHPRELMAKVPDELVRGVSIIGDQDMVTARIAQYAAAGIDELIFQPTSTESDPGAKQTLTKVADVAF, encoded by the coding sequence ATGAAGTTCGGAGTCACGCCGCAGACTTGGATGGGACGGCCGCAAGATGAGGTCATCGAGGTAGCCAAACACGCTGACGCGGTGGGCTACGCGTCGCTTTGGCTGCCCGAGGCCGCGGCGTACGACGTGTTCGCGCTCGCGACCTACATCGGCCTACAGACCGAACAGATCGAGATGGTGCTCGGCGCGTTGCCGGTCACAGTGCGTGACCCAGCCATGATCGCCCGCGGAATCTCGTCAGTTCAGGCGCTGACCGGACGCACCGTGTCGGCCTGTCTTGGTACGTCGAGCAACTTCATCGTCGAGACGTGGCACGGTCGCTCCCGGGAGCACAGCGGCACCGCGCTTGGCGAGTCGGCGCAGGCGCTGCGCTCGCTATTGGCGGGCGAGAAGTCGCGGCTCAACGGAAAAGTGCTCAGCACCAATGGCTTCAAGCTGCGGCTTGGCACTCCCGCGACGCCGGTGACGATGGCAGCCTTCGGGCCCTATGCCCTGAAGATGGCCGCACAGTACGCCGACCGGCTGGTGCTCAATTTGCTCGATGCCGACACGGCGAAGTCAGTGATCGACCAGTTCTCGGCGTACTGCAAGGACGCCGGCCGGGAGGTGCCGCCGGTGGCCCTGTGGGTCGGTACGGCGGTCGACCAGGACGAAGCGGCGTTCGAACAACTCCGGTCCGCAACGGTCGGCTACCTGATGGCACCGGGCTACAGTGACATGTTCGCGAAGGCGGGCTATGGCGAGCTCATCGACTACGCGCGGACGAGGCCACACCCGCGGGAACTGATGGCGAAGGTACCTGACGAGCTGGTCCGCGGGGTCAGCATTATTGGCGACCAGGACATGGTGACCGCCCGGATCGCGCAGTACGCCGCGGCCGGGATCGATGAGTTGATCTTCCAGCCCACCTCCACCGAAAGTGACCCCGGCGCGAAGCAGACGCTCACCAAAGTCGCAGACGTCGCGTTCTAG